The DNA segment GACGTGCGCGAGATGATCGCCGGGCGCGGGGTCGACGTCGTGGTGGGCTTCGGCGGGTACGTGTCGACGCCCGCGTACCTCGCCGCACGCAGGGCCGGCATCCCCGTCGCGATCCACGAGGCGAACGCCCGCCCGGGCCTGGCCAACCGTCTCGGTGCGCGCTTCGCGGCGCGCGTCGGGGTCGCCTTCGCGGGCACGCCGCTGCGGCACGCCGAGGTCGTCGGGATGCCGCTGCGGCGCGAGATCGAGACGCTGGACCGCCCCGGCCGACGCTCCGAGGCGGCCGACCTGTTCGGCCTCGATGCGGGCCGGCCGGTGCTGCTCGCCACGGGAGGATCCCTCGGTGCACGTCGCATCAACCGCACGGTGGTCGACAGCGCCGAGGCGATCACTGGTGCCGGATGGCAGGTGCTGCACGTCACGGGCGCGAAGTCCGAGGTCTCCGACCCCGGCGTCGCCGACTACCGCATGATCGAGTACGCCGACCGCATGGACCTCGCGCTCGCGATCGCCGACGCCGCGGTGTCGCGGGCGGGCGCTGCGACCGTGAGCGAGCTCTCCGCGCTCGGCATCCCCGCCGTGTACGTTCCGTACCCCGTCGGGAACGGCGAGCAGCGGTTCAACGCCGCGGGCGTGGTCGCTGCCGGCGGCGGCATCCTCGTCGAGGACGCCGCGTTCCTGCCCGAGTGGGTCGGTCGCGAGGTCGTCTCGCTCATCGCGGACCGCGACCGGCTCGAGCGGATGTCGCGTGCCGCGGCATCCGTCGGCGCGCTCGACGGCACCGACCGCATGGTGGCCCTCGTCGACGGCGCCCTGCGCGGCGGCGGCGCCCCGGGCGCCGCGGGCGCGTAACGTTGACCACACAGACCCGACCCGCAGGAAGCACCGCGATATCGTGACGATCAAGCCCGACCTCTCCACCGTGATCCCCGCCGACCTCGGCGCCGTGCACTTCGTCGGGATCGGCGGTTCCGGCATGAGCGGCATCGCGCGGCTCGCGCTCGACGCCGGGCACCGCGTGACGGGTTCCGACGTGCGCGATTCGGCCAACGTCGAGGCGCTGCGCGCGCTCGGCGCGACCGTCTCGATCGGCCACGCGGCCGAGAACCTGCCCGACGACGTCGACACCGTGGTCGTGACGGGCGCGCTCTGGCTGGACAACCCGGAGTACCGGCTCGCGCTCTCGCGCGGCATCCCGGTGCTGCACCGCTCGCAGGCGCTCGCGTCGGTCATCGCCGGCCGGCGCCTGGTCTCGGTCGCCGGAGCGCACGGCAAGACGACGTCGACGGGCATGATCATCACGGGCCTGCTGGGCCTCGGCGAGGATCCGAGCTTCGTCAACGGCGGCGTCATCGAGGAGCTCGGGGTCAGTTCGGCGGCGGGCGAGGGGGAGCTGTTCGTCGTCGAGGCCGACGAGTCGGACGGTTCGTTCCTGCTGTACGACACGTCGGTCGCGCTGATCACGAACGTCGACCCCGACCACCTCGACCACTACGGATCGTTCGAGGCGTTCGAGCAGGCGTTCGTCGACTTCGCCGACCGGTCGGACGAGCTCGTCGTGATCTCGGCCGACGATCCGGGCGCCGTGCGCGTGCGGGACCGGCTCTCGCACGCCCGGGTGCTGACGTTCGGCGAGGCGGCCGGCGCCGCGGTGCGCGTGCACTCGATCGTGACCGAGGGGCCGGTCTCGTTCGCGCTCGACTACGAGGGGTCGACGTACTCGGCGACCCTGCGGGTCCCGGGACGGCACAACGCGATCAACGCGGCCGGCGCGTTCGCCGTGCTCGTGGGGCTCGGGTTCGACCCGGCGGCGTCGCTCGCGGGCATCGCGCGATTCGCGGGGACCGGGCGCAGGTTCGAGCTGCATGGCGTCGTCGACGGCGTGAGCGTGTACGACGACTACGCGCACCACCCGACCGAGGTCGCGGCCGCGCTCTCGGCGGCGCGCACGGTCGTGGGCGACGGGCGCATCATCGCCGTGCACCAGCCGCACCTCTACAGCCGCACGCGACTGTTCGCGAAGGAGTTCGCCGACGTGCTCGAGGAGCATGCGGACCTCACGGTCGTCCTCGACGTCTACGGCGCCCGCGAGGATCCCGAGCCCGGCGTGACCGGGGCCCTGGTGAGCGAGCGGTTCGCCGACGGCGAGCGGGTCGCGTTCATCGCCGACTGGCAGGATGCGGCCGATCACACGGCGCGCATCTCCCGTCCGGGAGATTTCGTGATCACGCTGGGGTGCGGTGACGTCTACCGCATCGTGCCGCAGATCCTGGGGTCGCTCGAGCGCGAGCGAAACGACTGATCGGGGCGCGGTGAAGCGTCCCGAGGGATTCGATCGCACGAGGCCCGCCCGGGCGGCGGCGCCGGGCACGGCGGGGTCCGCGTCGGCCTCGACGCCCGTGGCGGGGCGGCGCCCGGGTTCGAGCCCGGGCCGGGGTGCGAGCGCGAGCCGGGGCACGAGCCCGACTGCGGCGAGGTCGGCTCCGGCGTCGGGTCCGGCGTCGCCGGAGTCGTCGCGTTCCCAGGCGACCGAGCCCATCGTCCTGCCCGAGGGGGCTCCCGAGCCCGCGAGCGGACGCCGCGGCGAGACGTTCGCGGCGCGGCGGCGGCTCGCGATGGCGGAGCGCGAGCGCCGCAGGTACGAGCGACGCGAGGTTCGCAGGTTCACGAAGCGTTCGCGCCTGCGCCGTGCGACGTGGATCACGGTGCTCGCGACCGCGGCCGGGATCGCGGTCGCCGCGGTCGCGGTGGCGTACTCGCCGCTGATGGCGCTGCGCGAGGTGCGGGTCGAGGGCACCGCGCGGATCGACGCGGCGGCGGTGACGGCGGCGTTCGACGAGCGGATCGGCACGCCCCTGCCGCTCATCGCGCCCGACGAGGTCCAGGGGGCGCTGTCGGAGTTCCCGCTCATCGAGACGTACTCGACCGAGACGATCCCGCCGGGGACGCTGGTGGTCCGGATCGTGGAGCGCACGCCGGTCGGCGTACTCGACACGTCGGGCGGCCTGGTCTCGGTCGATGCTGCCGGCGTGGTCGTCGAGCGACTGGAGGAGCGTCCTTCCGGTCTGCCGTTCATCGAGGTCGACGGCGGGCTCGGTGCGCCGCCGTTCCAGGCGGCGGGCCGGGTGCTGCGCGGGCTGCCGGCCGAGGTCCGCGCCGGCATCGACGTGGTGCGTGCGAGCTCGGCCGACGACCTCCGGTTCGAGTTGGCGACGGGCGCCGAGGTCGTGTGGGGCGGCGCGGACGAGCTCTCGCTCAAGGTCGCGGTCCTCGAGCGCCTGCTCGCGACGGCGCCGCCCGACGAGGTGGATCGCTACGTCGTCTCGGCGCCGCTGTACCCGGTCGTCGAGTGATCGAGGCGGCTTTCGTCGGTCGGATCGCGACACGCCGCGGGCGGCGAGCGGAGCGACCGCCCGCGCCGCCTACGTTCAATTCAGGAATTGCATACTCGGCAAAACTTTAACCTTCGAGTAGAGGTTCAGGGTTCAGAGTTCGCAGAGAGGGCCGGACATGTCGACAAACCAGAACTACCTCGCCGTGATCAAGGTCGTCGGCATCGGCGGTGGCGGCGTGAACGCCGTCAACCGCATGATCGAGCTCGGCCTTCGCGGCGTCGAGTTCATCGCGATCAACACCGACGCCCAGGCATTGCTGATGTCGGATGCCGACGTCAAACTCGACGTCGGCCGTGATCTCACGCGCGGGCTCGGGGCGGGCGCCGACCCCGAGGTCGGCCGACGGGCCGCGGAGGACCACGCCGAGGAGATCGAGGAGGCCCTCGCGGGCGCCGACATGGTCTTCGTCACCGCGGGCGAGGGCGGAGGAACCGGAACCGGCGGCGCCCCCGTCGTCGCCAGGATCGCGAAGTCGATCGGCGCGCTCACGATCGGTGTCGTCACCAAGCCCTTCAGTTTCGAGGGCCGCCGTCGCCAGACGCAGGCCGAACAGGGCGTGGCGCGCCTGAAGGAAGAGGTCGACACCCTCATCGTCGTGCCCAACGACCGGCTGCTCGAGATCAGCGATCGCGGCATCTCCATGCTCGAGGCCTTCGCGACCGCCGACCAGGTCCTCCTGGCCGGCGTCCAGGGCATCACCGACCTCATCACGACGCCCGGGCTGATCAACCTCGACTTCGCCGACGTGAAGTCCGTCATGCAGGGCGCCGGGTCCGCGCTCATGGGCATCGGATCCTCGAGGGGAGCCGACCGGGCGATCAAGGCCGCCGAACTCGCCGTCGCGAGTCCGCTTCTCGAAGCCTCGATCGACGGCGCGCACGGCGTGCTGCTGTCGATCCAGGGCGGATCCAACCTCGGCATCTTCGAGATCAACGACGCGGCCCGACTCGTGCAGGAGGCCGTCCACGCCGAGGCGAACATCATCTTCGGGGCCGTCATCGACGACACCCTCGGCGACGAGGTCCGCGTGACCGTGATCGCCGCCGGATTCGACGGCGGCGAGCCCTCGGCCAGGCCGGTCGAGGTGCGACAGCCGAGTGCGGTTCCCGCCGCTGTGGGCGTCGGCGCAGGCGTCGGCGGGCACGCCGGGGCGGGCATCGGGGGTTCGAGCGCGGGTGAGGACTCGGTCGACGGCGTCGCCGAGATCGACATCGAAGAGCTCGTCGAGAGCGCGAACTGGGGCGAGGCGAGCGCGACGGCCGACCGGATCGGATCGGACCCCGCATTCGGCGACGACCAGGACGACCTCGACATCCCCGACTTCCTCAAGTGACGCAGGGCCTGTCCGACCGCCTCGAGTCGGTCCGGTCGGCGGTGGCGGATGCCGCGGCCGAGGCCGGGCGCGACCCGGGCGGGATCACGACGATCGTCGTGACCAAGTTCCAGCCCGAGTCGCTCGTGCGCGACCTCGCCGCGCTCGGCGTGCGAGACGTGGGGGAGAACCGACACCAGGAGGCGCAGGCCAAGGCGCGCGCGCTCGAAGACCTCGACCTCCGGTGGCATTTCGTGGGGCAGTTGCAGAGCAAGAAGGCCCGGCAGGCGCGCGAGTACGCCTCGGTCATCCACTCGATCGACCGGCTCTCGCTCGTCGACGCCCTCCGCTCCGACGACCGGGTCGTCGACGGGTTCATCCAGGTGAACCTCACCGACGACCCGGGCCGCGGCGGCGTCGCCCCCGGCGAGCTGGACGCGTTCGCCGAGCGCGTACTCGCCACCGCCGGCATCCGCCTGCTCGGGCTCATGGCCGTCGCGCCGCTCGACGAACCGGCTCGCGCGGCGTTCGCTCGCGTGCGCGCGATGTCGGACCGCCTGCGATCGATCGCCCCCGAGGCATCCGCTCTGTCCATGGGGATGTCTCACGATTTCCGGGACGCGATTCTGGAGGGTGCGACACACCTTCGGATCGGGACGGCAATCACCGGGAACCGGCCGGTCGCCGGTTAGCCTCGAACCACGCAACACTGACGGAGGCCGCGATGTCGAACCCGCTCAAGAAGACGATGGTCTACCTGGGACTCGCCGACGAGGAGCTCGAGCCCGAGACGACGACCGCGTCCACGCCGACGCCGGTCGTGCAGCCCGCGCCCGCGCCGGCCCCCAAGAGCGGCGGCTCCGTGACCCCCCTCCGAAAGCACCATGTGCAACCGACACCCCCGCAGGCGGAGATGAACGAGATCCTCACGGTGCACCCGCGCCAGTACAAGGACGCCCAGATGATCGCCGAGTCGTTCCGCGAGGGGGTGCCCGTCATCATCAACCTCTCCCAGATGTCGGACGCCGATGCGCGTCGTCTCATCGACTTCGCGAGCGGACTCTCGCAGGGCCTCCACGGCAAGATCGAACGCGTGACGAGCAAGGTCTTCCTGCTCTCGCCCGCGCACGTCGTGGTCTCCGGCGAGGCGGGCGAGAACGAGGGCGACGTGGACGCCTCGTTCTTCTCGCACGCGTAGACTCGCGGACGTGAGCGCACTCGTCGTCGTCTGGAACCTCGTCTACACGCTCCTCCTCATCTACTTCTTCGTGATGTGGGCGCGGTTCGTGCTCGACCTGGTCCGGACCTTCAACCGCTCGTGGCGCCCCCGCGGCGTCGTGCTCGTCCTCGTCGAGGCCGTGTACACGGTGACCGATCCGCTGGTGCGGTTCTTCCGTCGCCTCATCCCCCCGATCCGGCTCGGTCAGGTCGCACTCGACCTCGGCTGGAGTGTCGCGATGCTCGTGGTCATCATCGCGATGACCGTCGTCTCGTGGCTCGCTGCGGGGGCCGCGGTCGCCGCCTGACGTGTTCGCCAGGCGCGGACGCGCCGCATGACACGCGCACTGCGTCCGTCGAGGTGGTCTTTGCTACCGTTAGCAGAACGTGATCGAACCGTTCGACAGAATCAGAGGGATGGAAAGCCATGGCGCTAACTCCGGAAGATGTGGTCAACAAGCGCTTCCAGGCGACGAAGTTCCGGGAGGGCTACGACCAGGACGAGGTCGACGACTTCCTCGATGAGGTGGTCGTCGAACTGCGCCGGCTGAATCAGGAGAACGACGAGCTCCGGCAGCGGCTGATGGCCGCCGAAGCGCGCGCCGCCGAAGGCGCCGCAGCTCCCGTCGCCGCGGCGGCCCCGGCACCCGCGGCCCCCGCCTACGCCGAGCCCGCGGTCGGTGCGCCCACGGTGGCCGTGCCGACGCAGCCCGCCGCGCCGCAGTCCGAGCTCGACGAGCAGGCCAGCACGACCAACCTGCTGCAGCTGGCCCGCCGACTCCACGAGGAGCACGTGCGCGAGGGCGTCGAGAAGCGCGACGCGCTCATCGCCGAGGGCCACGCGACCGCCGCGCGCATCGTCGCCGAGGCCGAGGCCAAGCAGCGCGCACAGATGGGCGTCCTCGACCAGGAGCGCGTCGCACTCGAGAAGCGGGTCGACGAGCTGCGCGTGTTCGAGCGCGACTACCGCGCCAAGCTCAAGAGCTACATCGAGGGTCAGCTCCGAGACCTCGACACGGCGCAGCCGGTCCAGGTCGGAGCCGGTGCCGGGTTCCCGGCCCAGGGCGTGAGCGGCGAGCAGCCCACCCCGACCTTCCAGGGCTTTGGAGGCTGAGCGCCCGGCCAGGACGGGCGTCATCACGCTGCTGATCCTGGTCGGCGTCGCGGGCGCGATCTACGGCATCGACCAGCTCAGCAAGCAGTACGTCGTCAGCACGCTCGCCGAGGGGGAGATCGTTCCCGTCCTCGACGGCGTGCTGCAATGGCAGTTCGTGCGCAACCCCGGCGCCGCGTTCTCGATCGCGAGCGGCATGACCTGGGTGTTCACGATCCTCGCCGCAGCGGTCATCACGGTCATCATCTGGTTCGCCCGGCGCATCCGTTCGATCGCCTGGGCGCTCGTGTTCGGGCTCCTCCTCGGCGGGGTGCTGGGCAACCTCACCGACCGTCTCCTCCGGGAGCCGGGCTTCGGGATCGGCCATGTGATCGACTTCATCTCGACGCCGTGGATGCTCCCGGCGATCTACAACGTCGCCGACATCGCGATCGTCTCGAGCATGATCCTGTTCATGATCCTGACGATCCGCGGGATCGGCCTGGACGGATCCCGCCCCGAGAAGTCGCCCGCCGCGACCGCCGGTGCCGACCCGGCCGGCGAGCCCGACGCCCGTGGCGGCACCGCCGCGGAACTCGCTCGCGAGTCCTGACGTGGAGCACCGTTCGCTGCCCGTCCCGGACGGGCTCGACGGCGTCCGCGTCGACGCCGGCCTCGCGAAGCTCCTCGGCTTCTCGCGCACGCAGGCGGCCGACATCGCGTCGTCCGGCGGCGCGAGCCTCGACGGTCGCCCGGTCGACAAGTCTGACCGGCTCCGCGCGGGCGGCTGGCTCGAGGTGACCTGGGCGCCGCCGCGCACCCTCGAGGTGGAGCCCATCCCCGTGCCCGACCTCGGAATCGTCCACGACGACGACGAGATCGTCGTGGTCGACAAGCCCGCGGGCGTCGCAGCCCACCCGTCGCTCGGCTGGGAGGGCCCGACCGTGGTCGGCGCGCTCGCGGCATCCGGCTACCGCATCTCGACCTCCGGCGCCGCCGAACGGCA comes from the Agromyces marinus genome and includes:
- the murG gene encoding undecaprenyldiphospho-muramoylpentapeptide beta-N-acetylglucosaminyltransferase, with protein sequence MTTYLLAGGGTAGHVNPLLAVADRLRERDASAEVLVLGTAEGLEARLVPARGYELLTIEKVPFPRRPNGAALRFPSRFRRSIADVREMIAGRGVDVVVGFGGYVSTPAYLAARRAGIPVAIHEANARPGLANRLGARFAARVGVAFAGTPLRHAEVVGMPLRREIETLDRPGRRSEAADLFGLDAGRPVLLATGGSLGARRINRTVVDSAEAITGAGWQVLHVTGAKSEVSDPGVADYRMIEYADRMDLALAIADAAVSRAGAATVSELSALGIPAVYVPYPVGNGEQRFNAAGVVAAGGGILVEDAAFLPEWVGREVVSLIADRDRLERMSRAAASVGALDGTDRMVALVDGALRGGGAPGAAGA
- the murC gene encoding UDP-N-acetylmuramate--L-alanine ligase, translating into MTIKPDLSTVIPADLGAVHFVGIGGSGMSGIARLALDAGHRVTGSDVRDSANVEALRALGATVSIGHAAENLPDDVDTVVVTGALWLDNPEYRLALSRGIPVLHRSQALASVIAGRRLVSVAGAHGKTTSTGMIITGLLGLGEDPSFVNGGVIEELGVSSAAGEGELFVVEADESDGSFLLYDTSVALITNVDPDHLDHYGSFEAFEQAFVDFADRSDELVVISADDPGAVRVRDRLSHARVLTFGEAAGAAVRVHSIVTEGPVSFALDYEGSTYSATLRVPGRHNAINAAGAFAVLVGLGFDPAASLAGIARFAGTGRRFELHGVVDGVSVYDDYAHHPTEVAAALSAARTVVGDGRIIAVHQPHLYSRTRLFAKEFADVLEEHADLTVVLDVYGAREDPEPGVTGALVSERFADGERVAFIADWQDAADHTARISRPGDFVITLGCGDVYRIVPQILGSLERERND
- a CDS encoding FtsQ-type POTRA domain-containing protein, encoding MKRPEGFDRTRPARAAAPGTAGSASASTPVAGRRPGSSPGRGASASRGTSPTAARSAPASGPASPESSRSQATEPIVLPEGAPEPASGRRGETFAARRRLAMAERERRRYERREVRRFTKRSRLRRATWITVLATAAGIAVAAVAVAYSPLMALREVRVEGTARIDAAAVTAAFDERIGTPLPLIAPDEVQGALSEFPLIETYSTETIPPGTLVVRIVERTPVGVLDTSGGLVSVDAAGVVVERLEERPSGLPFIEVDGGLGAPPFQAAGRVLRGLPAEVRAGIDVVRASSADDLRFELATGAEVVWGGADELSLKVAVLERLLATAPPDEVDRYVVSAPLYPVVE
- the ftsZ gene encoding cell division protein FtsZ, translated to MSTNQNYLAVIKVVGIGGGGVNAVNRMIELGLRGVEFIAINTDAQALLMSDADVKLDVGRDLTRGLGAGADPEVGRRAAEDHAEEIEEALAGADMVFVTAGEGGGTGTGGAPVVARIAKSIGALTIGVVTKPFSFEGRRRQTQAEQGVARLKEEVDTLIVVPNDRLLEISDRGISMLEAFATADQVLLAGVQGITDLITTPGLINLDFADVKSVMQGAGSALMGIGSSRGADRAIKAAELAVASPLLEASIDGAHGVLLSIQGGSNLGIFEINDAARLVQEAVHAEANIIFGAVIDDTLGDEVRVTVIAAGFDGGEPSARPVEVRQPSAVPAAVGVGAGVGGHAGAGIGGSSAGEDSVDGVAEIDIEELVESANWGEASATADRIGSDPAFGDDQDDLDIPDFLK
- a CDS encoding YggS family pyridoxal phosphate-dependent enzyme, which translates into the protein MTQGLSDRLESVRSAVADAAAEAGRDPGGITTIVVTKFQPESLVRDLAALGVRDVGENRHQEAQAKARALEDLDLRWHFVGQLQSKKARQAREYASVIHSIDRLSLVDALRSDDRVVDGFIQVNLTDDPGRGGVAPGELDAFAERVLATAGIRLLGLMAVAPLDEPARAAFARVRAMSDRLRSIAPEASALSMGMSHDFRDAILEGATHLRIGTAITGNRPVAG
- a CDS encoding cell division protein SepF; translation: MSNPLKKTMVYLGLADEELEPETTTASTPTPVVQPAPAPAPKSGGSVTPLRKHHVQPTPPQAEMNEILTVHPRQYKDAQMIAESFREGVPVIINLSQMSDADARRLIDFASGLSQGLHGKIERVTSKVFLLSPAHVVVSGEAGENEGDVDASFFSHA
- a CDS encoding YggT family protein, encoding MSALVVVWNLVYTLLLIYFFVMWARFVLDLVRTFNRSWRPRGVVLVLVEAVYTVTDPLVRFFRRLIPPIRLGQVALDLGWSVAMLVVIIAMTVVSWLAAGAAVAA
- a CDS encoding DivIVA domain-containing protein, with amino-acid sequence MALTPEDVVNKRFQATKFREGYDQDEVDDFLDEVVVELRRLNQENDELRQRLMAAEARAAEGAAAPVAAAAPAPAAPAYAEPAVGAPTVAVPTQPAAPQSELDEQASTTNLLQLARRLHEEHVREGVEKRDALIAEGHATAARIVAEAEAKQRAQMGVLDQERVALEKRVDELRVFERDYRAKLKSYIEGQLRDLDTAQPVQVGAGAGFPAQGVSGEQPTPTFQGFGG
- the lspA gene encoding signal peptidase II — protein: MEAERPARTGVITLLILVGVAGAIYGIDQLSKQYVVSTLAEGEIVPVLDGVLQWQFVRNPGAAFSIASGMTWVFTILAAAVITVIIWFARRIRSIAWALVFGLLLGGVLGNLTDRLLREPGFGIGHVIDFISTPWMLPAIYNVADIAIVSSMILFMILTIRGIGLDGSRPEKSPAATAGADPAGEPDARGGTAAELARES